The proteins below are encoded in one region of Candidatus Flexicrinis proximus:
- a CDS encoding acyl-CoA dehydrogenase family protein has product MTAGVSFSLTEDQQMLQKLARDFCAKEIIPVAEEHDRHAKFPEEIFHKAREIGLANMNVPAEYGGVGASVFEEVLVSEELAYGCSGISTSIGTNGLGSLPILLAGTEKQKAYWMGERLMDKGQFCSYGVTEAAAGSNVVGIETRAEKKGASWIINGSKTFITNASHAHFFTVFTKTDPAAGHRGMTCFIVDRDMPGVKIGKKFDKLGQRASDTAEIVFEDVEVPEENMVGGLGKGFYLAMKVFDFSRPGVAAAAVGLQRRCLDESVKYASERMAFGVPIYQHQAIGHKIADMAINYNASRLLVWQAAWQADTGGVNPNVPAYAKAFAADMATKAAIDAVQVFGGYGFMEEYPVAKLLRDVKIFQIYEGTSEIQRNIIVRELFQGKK; this is encoded by the coding sequence ATGACGGCTGGAGTTAGTTTTTCGCTTACCGAAGATCAGCAGATGCTCCAGAAACTGGCGCGGGACTTTTGCGCCAAGGAGATCATCCCGGTTGCGGAAGAACACGACCGCCACGCGAAGTTCCCGGAAGAGATTTTCCATAAGGCACGCGAAATTGGGCTGGCTAACATGAACGTCCCGGCCGAGTACGGCGGCGTCGGGGCGAGCGTGTTCGAGGAAGTGCTGGTCAGCGAAGAACTGGCGTATGGGTGCTCAGGCATCAGCACGAGCATCGGCACGAACGGGCTGGGGTCACTGCCGATCCTGCTGGCAGGCACCGAAAAGCAGAAGGCCTACTGGATGGGCGAGCGCCTGATGGACAAGGGCCAGTTCTGCAGCTACGGCGTGACGGAAGCGGCGGCAGGCTCGAACGTCGTCGGGATTGAGACGCGCGCCGAAAAGAAAGGCGCGTCGTGGATTATCAACGGCAGCAAGACATTCATCACGAACGCCAGCCACGCCCATTTCTTCACGGTGTTCACCAAGACCGACCCGGCGGCGGGACACCGCGGTATGACGTGCTTCATCGTCGACCGCGACATGCCGGGCGTGAAGATCGGCAAGAAGTTCGACAAGCTGGGCCAGCGCGCGAGCGATACGGCAGAGATCGTGTTCGAAGACGTGGAAGTGCCGGAAGAAAACATGGTCGGCGGGCTGGGAAAGGGTTTTTATCTGGCGATGAAGGTGTTCGACTTCAGCCGGCCGGGCGTTGCGGCGGCGGCGGTCGGGCTGCAGCGGCGCTGCCTGGATGAAAGCGTGAAGTACGCGAGCGAGCGGATGGCATTCGGCGTACCGATTTACCAGCATCAGGCGATCGGGCATAAGATCGCGGACATGGCGATCAATTACAACGCGTCGCGGCTGCTGGTATGGCAGGCGGCGTGGCAGGCCGATACGGGCGGCGTTAACCCGAACGTGCCGGCCTATGCGAAGGCATTCGCCGCGGATATGGCGACCAAGGCGGCGATCGACGCGGTGCAGGTGTTCGGCGGATACGGCTTCATGGAAGAATATCCGGTGGCAAAGCTGCTGCGCGATGTGAAGATCTTCCAGATTTACGAAGGCACGAGCGAGATTCAACGCAATATCATCGTACGCGAGCTGTTCCAGGGCAAGAAATAG